One genomic region from Thermoleptolyngbya sichuanensis A183 encodes:
- a CDS encoding Uma2 family endonuclease has product MIVAATKPLQTPQPVRFTVQDYHRLVELGLLGEDDHIELIRGELIQMAARGTAHETCITRLLRVLPELVGDRATLRCQSPITLSFDGEPEPDFSIVQNREDDYESAHPTPAETLLVMEVADSSLEYDRTVKLSLYAEAGIRDYWLFNVVDRYLEAYSQPAEVAPGQFGYLHRQIVTAQAAIALPPFPEQVLSLDCIFP; this is encoded by the coding sequence ATGATAGTAGCCGCCACAAAACCCCTTCAAACGCCTCAACCCGTGCGGTTTACAGTGCAAGACTATCACCGTTTAGTAGAACTTGGCCTTTTGGGTGAGGATGACCACATCGAACTCATTCGGGGGGAGTTAATTCAAATGGCAGCACGAGGTACTGCCCACGAAACCTGTATCACTCGCTTACTCAGAGTCTTACCTGAGTTAGTGGGCGATCGCGCCACTCTCCGCTGCCAGTCTCCTATTACTTTATCCTTTGATGGGGAACCAGAACCCGATTTTTCGATTGTGCAAAACCGAGAGGATGACTATGAATCAGCCCATCCCACACCTGCGGAAACGCTCTTGGTTATGGAAGTAGCAGATTCGTCGCTGGAGTACGATCGCACAGTGAAGTTGTCTTTGTATGCAGAAGCCGGAATTCGAGACTACTGGTTGTTTAATGTGGTCGATCGCTACCTGGAAGCCTATAGCCAACCTGCTGAAGTGGCTCCTGGTCAGTTTGGGTATCTACATCGACAGATCGTCACAGCACAAGCTGCGATCGCCCTTCCCCCCTTTCCTGAGCAGGTCTTATCCCTGGATTGTATTTTTCCTTAG
- a CDS encoding phosphoadenosine phosphosulfate reductase family protein: MSKKKVRHIVGLSGGKDSTALAIFMRREYPDLEIEYFFCDTHKELKETYEYLGRIEDWLGIKINYLEAERGFDHWLDVYGGVLPSPKMRWCTRQMKIIPLEKWVGDDEVITYIGIRADENRDGYISTKPNITPKFPFKEHGLVKADIIRLLEESGIGMPDYYRWRSRSGCYFCFFQRKYEWVMLAQEHPDLFQKAVEYEQNHRDGRTYTWTQGETLLELLARKDQVIADHHKAMAREAQKKPDRPLVEALEAVLGEEDETLPCLACHL; this comes from the coding sequence ATGAGTAAGAAGAAGGTTCGGCACATAGTAGGTCTCTCTGGTGGCAAGGATAGTACAGCCCTTGCTATCTTTATGCGTCGAGAATATCCTGACTTGGAAATCGAGTACTTCTTCTGTGATACCCATAAGGAATTGAAGGAAACTTACGAGTATCTAGGGCGAATTGAAGATTGGCTTGGGATTAAGATTAACTACCTCGAAGCAGAACGAGGCTTCGACCACTGGCTGGATGTATACGGTGGAGTATTACCGTCTCCCAAAATGCGATGGTGTACCAGGCAGATGAAAATCATTCCCCTGGAAAAGTGGGTAGGTGACGATGAAGTGATTACCTATATTGGTATTCGTGCCGATGAAAATCGAGATGGCTACATCTCGACCAAGCCCAACATCACACCTAAATTTCCTTTCAAAGAACACGGACTTGTTAAAGCTGACATTATCCGCTTACTTGAAGAAAGCGGAATTGGAATGCCTGACTATTACCGCTGGCGATCGCGATCGGGCTGTTACTTTTGTTTCTTCCAGCGCAAATATGAGTGGGTGATGTTAGCACAAGAGCATCCTGACCTCTTCCAAAAGGCGGTCGAATACGAGCAAAATCATCGAGACGGCAGAACTTACACCTGGACACAGGGCGAAACCCTGCTAGAACTATTAGCGCGAAAAGACCAGGTTATCGCTGACCATCACAAGGCAATGGCACGGGAAGCCCAGAAAAAGCCCGATCGCCCCTTGGTGGAAGCATTAGAAGCCGTTCTGGGCGAAGAAGACGAAACCTTACCCTGTCTCGCCTGTCATTTGTAA
- a CDS encoding transposase — protein sequence MLVSFPALVKPILKQLCPHNYPVLNSRLFFEIWLTFVLDQGLTSMRSLFYRLNKAGIKVDISTFSKACKTRQDEHFCRIYAELIRQLKQKNPATAQMLFSIDSTVITLTSKLFWMQGYHQVKLLNGVNLTQGNPSECLIHFGQGHDAKFADRVTGMIPEDAIGVMDRGFASWDFLDQLSQDQTRFVVRLKNTMKTEFEHERYRVVWFCDLESQTEFRLATNVELMTNEEISEVYRHRWQIEVLWKFLKMHLKLDKLISKSVNGVTIQIYMVLIAYLILQLIEIPEFYGHQLLDKLRYLQLELSRRCSIVHWSYDLLPETLVGAS from the coding sequence ATGCTAGTGTCATTTCCTGCGCTTGTCAAACCGATACTCAAGCAGTTGTGCCCACATAACTATCCTGTTTTGAACTCTCGCTTATTCTTTGAAATCTGGTTGACCTTCGTTTTAGACCAGGGTTTAACGAGCATGAGAAGCCTGTTTTATCGTCTCAACAAAGCAGGAATCAAGGTTGATATTTCCACCTTTTCTAAAGCCTGCAAGACTCGACAGGATGAACACTTTTGTCGCATCTACGCTGAGCTCATAAGACAGCTAAAACAAAAAAATCCAGCGACAGCACAGATGCTGTTTTCCATTGATTCAACGGTCATCACATTGACAAGCAAGTTGTTCTGGATGCAAGGCTATCATCAAGTCAAATTGCTTAATGGAGTCAACTTAACGCAAGGTAATCCCAGTGAATGCCTGATTCATTTTGGTCAAGGACATGACGCAAAATTTGCTGACAGAGTGACAGGAATGATTCCTGAAGATGCCATCGGCGTCATGGATAGAGGCTTTGCCAGTTGGGATTTCCTTGACCAATTAAGCCAGGATCAGACTCGCTTTGTTGTCCGCCTTAAGAACACGATGAAGACCGAGTTTGAGCATGAGCGATATCGAGTGGTTTGGTTTTGTGACTTAGAGAGCCAAACGGAGTTTCGGCTGGCGACCAATGTAGAACTGATGACGAATGAAGAGATTAGTGAAGTCTATCGCCATCGGTGGCAGATAGAAGTGCTGTGGAAGTTTCTAAAGATGCACTTGAAGCTAGATAAACTAATCTCTAAGAGTGTCAATGGAGTCACCATTCAAATCTACATGGTGTTGATTGCCTATCTGATTCTGCAATTGATAGAAATTCCAGAGTTTTATGGTCATCAATTACTAGATAAGTTGCGCTATTTGCAACTTGAATTGAGTCGTCGTTGTTCGATTGTCCATTGGAGCTACGATCTGCTGCCAGAGACACTCGTAGGAGCTTCGTAG
- a CDS encoding ISKra4 family transposase (programmed frameshift), translated as MDATKEAQIKAHALALAELLYDETDPEQVKTLAGIEVAVRDHLLEYVGPEIGKFFICTSSGTSSGRKRHIQSIVGRLSLSQRQSQRLKVKARTQWSPQVETCCLLLSANEAYARAADDIAVLTGVCVSGSTQQRLVHRQDLEPPAVDSGVKEMSLDGGKVRLRTPQGQPCQWRDYKGVNLHQCSISAFYKDNDSLVNWLNQQPLAHPLVCLGDGHDGIWNLFSQIGHRSERLEILDWYHLMENLGNVGGSQQRLDAVEACLWQGDVDGAVRLFDDWSHERVDQFIGYLAKHRLRIVNYSYYQAEGISIGSGAVESTIKQIGRRVKISGAQWKEDNVPQVLRHRCAYLNGQFSS; from the exons ATGGATGCCACCAAGGAAGCCCAAATCAAAGCCCATGCACTGGCGTTAGCGGAGTTGCTTTACGACGAGACAGACCCTGAACAAGTCAAAACATTGGCCGGGATCGAAGTCGCCGTTCGTGACCACCTACTGGAGTATGTGGGGCCTGAGATCGGAA AATTTTTTATCTGCACAAGCAGCGGCACAAGCTCTGGGCGAAAGCGGCACATCCAGAGTATCGTCGGACGCTTAAGTCTGAGTCAGCGCCAGAGCCAGCGGCTTAAGGTCAAGGCCCGCACCCAGTGGAGTCCTCAGGTTGAGACGTGCTGCTTGCTGCTGAGTGCCAACGAAGCCTATGCGCGAGCTGCCGACGATATCGCTGTGCTCACCGGGGTGTGCGTGTCAGGGAGTACCCAGCAACGGCTGGTGCATCGTCAAGACCTAGAGCCACCAGCGGTGGACAGCGGGGTTAAGGAAATGAGCTTAGACGGGGGCAAAGTCCGTCTGCGGACTCCTCAGGGGCAGCCCTGCCAGTGGCGCGATTACAAGGGGGTAAACCTGCATCAGTGCAGCATTAGCGCCTTCTACAAAGACAACGACAGCTTGGTCAACTGGCTCAACCAGCAGCCCTTAGCGCATCCCCTCGTTTGTCTTGGGGATGGTCACGACGGCATCTGGAACCTGTTTTCACAGATCGGGCATCGCAGCGAGCGCCTTGAGATCTTGGACTGGTACCACCTGATGGAGAATTTGGGTAACGTGGGTGGGTCTCAACAGCGTCTTGATGCCGTCGAAGCCTGCTTGTGGCAAGGGGATGTGGATGGGGCGGTTAGGCTATTCGACGACTGGTCCCATGAGCGGGTAGACCAGTTTATCGGCTATCTGGCTAAGCATCGGCTCCGTATCGTTAACTACAGCTACTACCAAGCTGAGGGGATTTCAATTGGCTCGGGTGCCGTGGAGTCGACTATCAAGCAAATTGGTAGGCGGGTGAAAATTTCAGGCGCTCAGTGGAAGGAAGACAACGTTCCACAAGTCCTTCGCCATCGCTGCGCTTATCTCAATGGTCAATTCTCATCCTGA
- a CDS encoding DUF4007 family protein, with protein MATESVSSTTVNQGLAGRDVSRPCIFARHETFHPRFGWLKKGFDRASIDSEIFLREDAPVRLGVGKNMVRSIRYWCSAFKLLKDDQPTEFGQQLLGQDGWDSYLEDPASLWLLHWKLLEAPNLATAWDVAFNDFRLVEFTAEDLFYQLCEYRDRVAPRISDSSLKKDVSCILRMYVVQPSKKAKVSEDSLDCPFTELGLIYTAGDSRHYRFRVGQKPSLPPEIVVYACLEHHARTGSPAKTIPIANLLYDLGSPGLVFKLTESAICDAIEVVARRWNQIRLSDAAGKLQFSFEGEPLKLAAAILDGYYRFFCGDAPRTGR; from the coding sequence ATGGCAACAGAGTCTGTCAGTTCTACTACAGTCAACCAGGGACTAGCGGGCCGTGATGTTTCAAGGCCATGTATCTTTGCTCGTCATGAAACGTTTCACCCTCGCTTTGGTTGGTTGAAGAAGGGTTTTGATCGTGCCTCTATCGATTCAGAAATTTTCTTAAGGGAGGATGCCCCTGTTCGACTCGGCGTGGGAAAGAACATGGTGCGATCGATTCGGTACTGGTGTTCTGCCTTTAAGCTGCTGAAGGATGACCAGCCGACAGAATTTGGTCAGCAACTTTTGGGGCAGGACGGTTGGGACTCTTATTTGGAAGATCCGGCCTCCCTTTGGCTGTTGCATTGGAAATTGCTAGAAGCGCCTAACTTGGCAACTGCCTGGGATGTTGCCTTCAACGATTTTCGCCTGGTCGAGTTTACGGCTGAAGATTTGTTTTACCAGCTTTGTGAATACCGCGATCGGGTTGCGCCTCGTATTTCTGATTCTTCACTCAAAAAAGACGTGAGTTGCATTTTGCGGATGTATGTCGTGCAACCCAGTAAAAAAGCGAAGGTTAGCGAAGACTCTCTGGATTGTCCATTTACGGAACTGGGGTTAATTTACACCGCAGGGGATTCTCGACACTATCGGTTCCGCGTTGGGCAGAAGCCAAGCTTGCCCCCCGAAATTGTGGTCTACGCTTGCTTAGAGCACCACGCTCGAACGGGTAGCCCCGCCAAAACGATTCCAATTGCCAATTTGCTCTACGACCTTGGCAGTCCAGGGCTTGTTTTTAAGCTGACCGAGAGTGCGATCTGCGACGCGATCGAAGTTGTCGCCCGACGGTGGAATCAAATTCGCCTCTCGGATGCCGCCGGAAAGCTGCAATTTTCCTTTGAAGGGGAGCCACTTAAGCTGGCAGCGGCTATCTTAGACGGCTACTATCGGTTCTTCTGTGGAGACGCTCCGCGAACGGGAAGGTGA
- a CDS encoding RuBisCO accumulation factor 1, which produces MINLPPEPSETSPASPAPDRAPAEPDIEALILLLRRKQGTWMDWGKACLQLQKAGYSPQQIFEATGFEPVQQNQIVVAAQVYLSMLKVGVSDAVRARFERTGSDTLYEFRVLSQGDRAAVAELVVQKGVDSEGARDLVRAVKEYSRLAAPPEKFPQAPGDAVAYFCWNLARQQADLQARSRLIAQGLKFASSDSARQQLEHLLTDFGVARVQQAPRLPFYRLETESEVPRVIPVAGRLPLSRAHLQAVPILQEEEPFGIVKFSGIGAWVPVPGWQVILAAEDPVALITDSDQLPNVPEGPSEPVLVILDRAQRQWDEFSYFVVDQEGHLDIQWFDVPPAKPILGRVVLIMRPKRVLDEDFNKELWQLEE; this is translated from the coding sequence ATGATTAACCTGCCACCCGAACCTTCCGAAACGTCTCCAGCGTCGCCCGCTCCCGACCGCGCCCCCGCCGAGCCAGACATAGAAGCGCTGATCCTGTTGCTGCGGCGCAAGCAGGGCACCTGGATGGACTGGGGCAAAGCCTGCTTGCAGTTGCAAAAAGCAGGGTATTCGCCGCAGCAAATTTTTGAGGCAACGGGGTTTGAGCCTGTGCAGCAAAACCAGATTGTAGTAGCGGCGCAGGTGTATTTGTCGATGCTGAAGGTGGGCGTGTCGGACGCGGTGCGGGCCCGTTTTGAGCGGACGGGTAGCGATACGCTGTACGAGTTTCGGGTGCTGAGCCAGGGCGATCGCGCGGCGGTTGCAGAACTGGTAGTCCAAAAAGGCGTGGACTCGGAAGGGGCACGGGATCTAGTGCGGGCGGTGAAGGAGTATTCGCGGCTGGCGGCCCCGCCAGAGAAGTTTCCCCAGGCACCAGGCGACGCGGTGGCCTATTTTTGCTGGAACCTGGCGCGGCAGCAGGCGGATCTGCAAGCGCGATCGCGCCTGATTGCCCAGGGGTTGAAATTCGCCAGCAGCGACAGTGCCCGCCAGCAGCTCGAGCATTTGCTGACGGATTTTGGCGTGGCTCGTGTACAGCAGGCTCCCCGGCTGCCGTTTTATCGGCTGGAAACGGAGTCGGAGGTGCCGAGGGTGATTCCGGTGGCGGGTCGGCTGCCGCTGTCTCGCGCCCACCTCCAGGCGGTGCCGATTCTGCAAGAGGAGGAACCCTTTGGCATTGTCAAATTTTCGGGCATAGGGGCGTGGGTTCCAGTTCCCGGCTGGCAGGTGATTTTGGCGGCCGAAGACCCCGTAGCGCTGATCACCGACAGCGACCAGTTGCCCAATGTGCCGGAGGGCCCGTCGGAGCCGGTGTTAGTGATTCTTGACCGGGCGCAGCGCCAGTGGGACGAGTTCAGCTACTTTGTGGTAGACCAAGAAGGACATTTGGATATTCAGTGGTTTGACGTGCCGCCTGCCAAGCCAATCCTGGGGCGAGTGGTGCTGATCATGCGGCCGAAGCGCGTGCTGGACGAAGACTTTAATAAAGAGCTGTGGCAACTGGAAGAATAG
- a CDS encoding aromatic ring-hydroxylating dioxygenase subunit alpha, translating to MATGRIGFDLGVEGGLEESGDRPANPAANPLKATAAAIDPVIWNDWYVVARSVDVPIGAVGRSRLLDTGIVLWRSADGAVQAWRDRCPHRSVQLSKGRVAGDRLVCPYHGLAFDPTGRCVLVPAHPGYTPPPQSHAETYAVQERYGLVYVCLGVPGQEIVDFPEWHEPGYRGLIAGPYTIHTSGPRAIENFLDVTHLPILHADILGSPQRPEIADYEVQVTPTGIEARNLRIWQPDPYGTGSGSEVVYDYRVERPLTAHLRKPNPSGANLALLYHVTPVSETECVGWMAMALNFGQEIPDAELIAFQDRIVQQDLDNLESHNPPQLPLNPAVEFHLPGDRTSLAYRKWLRQLGVQYGVMA from the coding sequence GTGGCAACTGGAAGAATAGGGTTCGATCTGGGCGTGGAGGGCGGTCTTGAAGAGTCTGGCGATCGCCCGGCCAATCCGGCTGCCAATCCACTGAAGGCAACTGCGGCGGCGATTGACCCGGTGATTTGGAACGACTGGTATGTGGTGGCTCGGTCGGTGGATGTGCCCATTGGCGCAGTGGGGCGATCGCGCTTGCTCGATACGGGCATCGTCCTCTGGCGCAGTGCAGATGGGGCGGTGCAGGCGTGGCGCGATCGCTGTCCCCATCGCAGCGTGCAGTTGTCAAAAGGGCGGGTGGCGGGCGATCGCCTTGTGTGTCCCTATCATGGGCTGGCATTTGACCCCACTGGGCGCTGCGTGTTGGTTCCGGCGCACCCCGGCTATACGCCGCCGCCCCAGTCCCACGCCGAAACCTACGCAGTGCAGGAGCGCTACGGGCTAGTCTATGTCTGCCTGGGTGTTCCGGGGCAGGAAATAGTGGACTTTCCCGAATGGCACGAACCGGGTTATCGCGGGCTGATCGCCGGGCCCTACACGATCCACACCAGCGGGCCGCGGGCAATCGAGAACTTTTTGGACGTGACCCACCTGCCGATTCTACACGCCGACATCCTGGGTTCTCCCCAGCGCCCCGAAATCGCCGACTATGAGGTACAGGTTACGCCCACTGGTATCGAGGCTCGCAACCTGCGAATTTGGCAGCCCGACCCCTATGGCACAGGCAGCGGCAGCGAGGTGGTCTACGATTACCGCGTGGAGCGTCCGCTCACGGCGCACCTCCGCAAGCCCAATCCCAGTGGCGCAAACTTGGCGCTGCTGTATCACGTCACGCCTGTCAGCGAGACGGAGTGCGTCGGCTGGATGGCAATGGCGCTGAACTTTGGGCAGGAGATTCCCGATGCAGAACTGATTGCCTTTCAGGATCGCATCGTGCAGCAAGACTTAGACAATCTGGAATCCCACAACCCGCCGCAACTGCCGCTGAATCCTGCGGTCGAGTTTCACCTGCCGGGCGATCGCACGTCGCTGGCCTATCGCAAGTGGCTCCGGCAGTTGGGGGTGCAGTACGGCGTAATGGCTTAG
- a CDS encoding ABC transporter ATP-binding protein produces the protein MSAIRFDNVLLRFPSMARAAVDHVSCEVESGNLVVILGPSGCGKTTLLKMVNRLYEPTAGTIYLGDTDIRQLPKTRLRQQIGYVIQQSGLFPHMTVAQNIAVVPRLLGWANPRIQARIDELLDLVALPPGEYRDRYPAQLSGGQQQRVGLARALAGDPQVMLMDEPFGAIDAITRATLQDEILRLQRQLKKTILFVSHDVEEALRLGDRILIMKAGQIVQYDTPFNILTKPTNEFVHDLVGADDMVRQLSLLRVSTAMTRLPDGYALNGHNGHPTIAREDSLRDALSLILRTGAPKLTVLEDGSPVGTLTLEHIRDSASVGARG, from the coding sequence ATGAGCGCTATCCGATTTGACAATGTGCTGCTCCGCTTTCCGAGCATGGCGCGGGCGGCGGTGGATCACGTCAGTTGCGAGGTGGAGTCCGGCAATCTGGTCGTCATCTTGGGGCCGAGCGGCTGCGGCAAGACGACCCTGCTGAAGATGGTGAATCGGTTGTATGAGCCGACAGCAGGCACCATTTATCTGGGCGACACGGACATTCGCCAACTGCCGAAAACCCGGCTGCGCCAGCAGATTGGCTATGTGATTCAGCAGTCGGGGCTGTTTCCCCACATGACCGTAGCGCAGAACATTGCTGTTGTGCCCAGGCTGCTGGGCTGGGCCAATCCCCGCATTCAGGCGCGGATCGACGAACTGCTGGATCTGGTGGCGCTGCCGCCAGGGGAATATCGCGATCGCTATCCTGCCCAACTCTCCGGCGGACAGCAGCAGCGGGTGGGGCTGGCGCGGGCGCTGGCGGGCGACCCGCAGGTGATGCTGATGGACGAACCCTTTGGGGCGATCGACGCGATTACCCGCGCTACGCTGCAAGACGAAATTTTGCGGCTGCAACGGCAGTTGAAAAAGACGATTCTGTTTGTCTCACACGATGTTGAAGAGGCGCTGCGGCTGGGCGATCGCATTTTGATCATGAAAGCCGGCCAGATCGTGCAATACGACACGCCGTTCAATATTCTGACCAAGCCCACGAACGAGTTTGTGCATGACCTGGTGGGCGCAGACGACATGGTGCGCCAGCTCAGCCTGCTGCGCGTGTCCACCGCCATGACTCGCTTGCCCGACGGCTACGCCCTCAATGGACACAATGGACACCCCACTATCGCCCGCGAAGACAGCCTGCGCGATGCCCTGTCGCTGATTCTTCGCACAGGCGCACCCAAGCTCACGGTTTTAGAAGACGGTTCCCCCGTGGGCACGCTGACGCTAGAGCATATTCGCGACTCTGCTAGCGTGGGCGCGAGGGGCTAG
- a CDS encoding glycine betaine ABC transporter substrate-binding protein has translation MHVSKSLRRLLILPLVALFSAFVVVSCAGGSGGPSGSTSGGTVTVGSKDFTEAFIIGEMYALVLEKAGLTVNRKLNLGGTPVAQAALMSGEIDLYPEYTGTGLLTVLKLPARSDRQAVFEAVSKGYKEQFDLVWLEPSPMNNTQALAMTRAKSEQLGIRTISEMAARASELTIIGPPEFEQREDGLPGIKKAYGDFQLKGYKAVDPGLRYKGLVDGEADVAVAFGTDGEIAAFDLVLLEDDKNLFPPYQVAPVVRQKALDANPQIADALNALAPKLTDDVMQTLNFEVSGNQKEPADVAREFLTSEGLI, from the coding sequence ATGCACGTTTCCAAGTCCCTGCGCCGGCTGCTGATTTTGCCCCTAGTGGCGCTGTTTTCCGCCTTTGTCGTGGTGTCCTGCGCGGGCGGCAGTGGCGGCCCCAGCGGCTCCACCTCCGGAGGGACGGTCACGGTCGGCTCCAAGGACTTCACCGAAGCATTTATCATTGGCGAGATGTATGCGCTGGTGCTGGAAAAGGCAGGGTTGACGGTGAACCGCAAGCTGAACCTGGGGGGAACGCCCGTGGCCCAAGCTGCGCTGATGAGTGGCGAAATCGACTTGTACCCCGAATACACGGGCACGGGGCTGCTGACGGTGCTGAAATTGCCTGCCCGGAGCGATCGCCAGGCCGTGTTTGAAGCCGTCTCTAAAGGCTATAAAGAGCAATTTGACCTGGTGTGGCTGGAACCGTCGCCCATGAACAACACCCAGGCGCTAGCCATGACCCGCGCCAAGTCTGAGCAACTGGGCATTAGAACCATTTCTGAGATGGCTGCTAGAGCCAGCGAACTGACGATTATCGGCCCGCCAGAGTTTGAGCAGCGTGAAGACGGTCTCCCCGGCATCAAAAAAGCCTACGGCGACTTCCAGCTAAAAGGCTACAAAGCCGTTGATCCGGGTCTGCGCTACAAAGGGCTGGTGGATGGCGAAGCCGATGTGGCTGTTGCCTTTGGCACCGATGGCGAAATCGCGGCGTTTGACTTGGTGCTGCTGGAAGATGACAAAAATCTCTTCCCGCCCTATCAGGTTGCGCCCGTGGTTCGGCAAAAGGCGCTGGATGCCAATCCCCAAATTGCGGATGCGCTGAATGCCCTTGCGCCCAAGCTTACCGACGATGTGATGCAAACCCTCAACTTTGAAGTCAGCGGCAACCAGAAGGAACCCGCCGACGTGGCCCGCGAGTTTCTGACCAGCGAAGGGCTGATTTAG
- a CDS encoding Ig-like domain-containing protein — protein sequence MVRRIAPPTGSSGWLQPLDRVAWLMMAVLLVLTGLLLAGGDHASPRVRDFSWDGRQVGAEDRAFLMTFSRPMDRQSVEQNLRIEPPLSGKISWAGRRMAYTLDTPAPYGTEYQVRLQGARDRFNQSTDTNLLQPFESSFKTRDRAFVYLGAEGDEAGRLVLQNLTRDEKTILTPADLGIFDYEPYPEGDRILFSAVDRKHRADDISPFLYTVTTGLLPEAPAPTISQIKAGERVRSDRAPQPAGIVQLVLGDNEYQNLKFDLSPDGQRIAVQRVNRQNPAEFGLWVIEPGEPAKPVPTEPGGDFVIAPDGKTLAMAQGEGMAILSLTPEEDAAEEGKPLDFLPKYGLALSFSKDGAAAAMVRFNRDPQNPTRSLFLVTNQGQEKELLTTDGSIFTAQFDPTNSLLYCLVSTRLPGDIYVEQPYLVAVNLKSGIRTDLLKLPIQRDIQIALAPDGLGLLFDQVVSASDNTEEGIAQGSDGRAIATSRLWFLPLQLDDEGNPQKVAPQPLAVAGLRPRWLP from the coding sequence ATGGTTCGTCGCATTGCCCCCCCTACTGGTTCCTCTGGCTGGCTCCAGCCGCTCGACCGGGTGGCTTGGCTGATGATGGCGGTGCTGCTGGTGCTGACGGGGCTGCTGCTGGCGGGGGGCGACCATGCTTCGCCACGGGTGCGCGATTTTAGCTGGGACGGGCGGCAGGTGGGCGCGGAAGATCGGGCGTTTTTGATGACCTTTAGCCGTCCGATGGATCGCCAGAGCGTGGAGCAAAATCTGCGAATTGAGCCGCCGCTGTCGGGCAAGATCAGTTGGGCGGGGCGGCGCATGGCCTACACGCTCGATACCCCAGCGCCCTACGGAACCGAGTATCAGGTGCGGCTTCAAGGGGCCCGCGATCGCTTCAATCAGTCCACCGATACCAACCTGCTGCAACCCTTTGAAAGCAGCTTCAAAACGCGCGATCGCGCTTTTGTGTATCTGGGTGCGGAGGGCGACGAGGCGGGGCGGCTGGTGCTGCAAAACCTGACCCGCGACGAAAAGACCATTCTCACCCCGGCGGATCTGGGTATTTTCGACTACGAGCCGTATCCAGAGGGCGATCGCATCCTGTTCTCAGCTGTCGATCGCAAACATCGCGCCGACGATATTAGCCCGTTTCTCTACACGGTCACCACGGGGCTGCTGCCGGAAGCACCCGCCCCCACCATTAGCCAAATCAAAGCGGGAGAACGAGTGAGGAGCGATCGCGCCCCCCAGCCCGCGGGCATCGTGCAACTGGTGCTGGGCGACAATGAGTACCAGAATTTGAAATTTGACCTGTCGCCCGACGGGCAGCGCATCGCCGTGCAGCGGGTCAATCGGCAAAATCCGGCCGAGTTTGGGCTGTGGGTGATCGAGCCTGGTGAGCCTGCCAAGCCCGTGCCGACTGAACCGGGCGGGGACTTTGTGATTGCCCCCGACGGCAAAACGCTGGCCATGGCCCAGGGCGAAGGCATGGCAATCCTGTCGCTCACGCCAGAGGAAGATGCAGCCGAAGAGGGCAAGCCGCTGGACTTTTTGCCAAAGTATGGCCTAGCGCTGAGCTTTAGCAAAGATGGCGCGGCGGCGGCGATGGTGCGCTTTAACCGCGACCCGCAGAACCCGACGCGATCGCTCTTTTTGGTCACCAATCAGGGGCAAGAAAAGGAACTGCTGACCACCGACGGCTCTATTTTCACCGCCCAGTTTGATCCTACAAACTCGCTACTCTACTGTCTGGTTTCCACCCGCCTGCCAGGGGATATTTACGTCGAACAGCCCTATCTCGTGGCCGTTAACCTAAAATCTGGGATTCGGACTGACTTGCTCAAGCTGCCCATCCAGCGGGATATCCAAATCGCGCTGGCCCCGGATGGATTGGGGCTGCTGTTTGATCAGGTGGTGTCCGCCTCAGATAACACTGAGGAAGGTATTGCTCAGGGCAGCGACGGACGGGCGATCGCCACCAGCCGCCTCTGGTTCTTGCCCCTACAGCTTGACGACGAGGGCAATCCCCAAAAAGTCGCCCCCCAGCCATTGGCGGTGGCAGGGCTACGACCGCGATGGTTACCGTAG